A genomic region of Nymphaea colorata isolate Beijing-Zhang1983 chromosome 2, ASM883128v2, whole genome shotgun sequence contains the following coding sequences:
- the LOC116247262 gene encoding sugar transport protein MST3-like yields MAGGSIPVGPGGVAKDYRGKVTSFVVFTCIIAATGGLIFGYDIGISGGVTSMDVFLEKFFPSVYRKMHQNAASTNQYCKFDSQLLTMFTSSLYLAGLVASFFASSVTRMFGRKVSMISGGLTFLVGAAINGAAMNVALLIVGRILLGFGVGFANQSVPLYLAEMAPAKLRGALNIGFQLFITIGILSANLVNYGTNKISSGYGWRVSLGLAAVPAIIMTTGALFLPETPNSLLERNKHEAAVAMLRKVRGVDDVSEEYADLVAASEASKKVEHPWANITKRKYRPQLIMAVMIPFFQQLTGINTIMFYAPVIFKTVGLGSNASLVSAVISGGVNVVATFVSIFTVDKYGRRALLLEGGVQMFVCQVAVAVLLGVKFGVSGTGSMSTGDAWLLLFFICAYVAAFAWSWGPLGWLIPSEIFPLEIRSAGQSINVAVNLLLTFFVAQVFMAMLCKFKFGFFFFFAGWVLIMTVFIYLLLPETKNVPIEEMSTVWRRHWFWKKVVPAAADEEKDDNIDGSKNGVVNV; encoded by the exons ATGGCGGGTGGTAGCATTCCAGTCGGGCCTGGAGGTGTGGCCAAGGATTACAGAGGCAAAGTCACCTCCTTCGTCGTCTTCACCTGCATTATAGCAGCCACTGGTGGCCTTATATTCGGCTATGACATCGGCATCTCAG GAGGAGTGACGTCCATGGATGTGTTCCTCGAGAAGTTTTTCCCTTCGGTGTACAGAAAGATGCACCAAAATGCCGCTAGCACCAACCAGTATTGCAAGTTCGACAGCCAGTTGCTGACCATGTTTACGTCTTCCCTCTACCTGGCTGGGCTCGTCGCTTCATTCTTCGCTTCCTCCGTCACGAGGATGTTCGGGAGGAAGGTTTCCATGATATCTGGTGGGCTCACTTTCCTGGTCGGAGCAGCCATTAACGGGGCTGCCATGAACGTCGCACTGCTCATCGTCGGCCGGATTTTGCTCGGATTTGGCGTCGGATTCGCTAATCAG TCCGTTCCTCTGTACCTGGCGGAGATGGCACCAGCCAAGCTGAGAGGAGCCCTCAACATAGGCTTCCAACTATTCATCACCATCGGCATCCTTTCTGCCAACCTCGTCAACTACGGCACCAACAAGATCTCCTCCGGTTATGGGTGGCGCGTCTCCCTCGGCCTCGCCGCCGTGCCGGCCATCATCATGACCACCGGCGCGTTGTTCCTGCCGGAAACCCCCAACTCGCTCCTGGAGCGCAACAAGCACGAAGCCGCCGTGGCCATGCTCCGGAAGGTCCGGGGAGTCGACGACGTCTCGGAGGAGTACGCCGACCTGGTGGCAGCCAGCGAGGCGTCCAAGAAGGTGGAGCACCCGTGGGCGAACATCACCAAGAGGAAGTACAGGCCGCAGCTGATCATGGCCGTCATGATCCCCTTCTTCCAACAGCTCACCGGCATCAACACCATCATGTTCTACGCCCCCGTCATATTCAAGACCGTCGGCCTAGGCTCCAACGCCTCCCTCGTATCGGCAGTCATCAGCGGCGGCGTCAACGTCGTCGCCACCTTCGTCTCCATCTTCACCGTCGACAAGTACGGCCGCCGGGCCCTCCTGTTGGAAGGAGGCGTCCAGATGTTCGTCTGCCAGGTGGCCGTCGCCGTCCTCCTGGGCGTCAAGTTCGGGGTCTCCGGCACCGGATCCATGTCCACCGGCGATGCCTGGCTGCTCCTCTTCTTCATATGCGCCTACGTCGCCGCCTTCGCCTGGTCGTGGGGACCGCTCGGCTGGCTGATTCCCAGCGAGATCTTCCCCCTTGAAATCAGGTCCGCCGGTCAGAGCATCAACGTCGCCGTCAACCTCCTCCTCACCTTCTTCGTGGCTCAGGTGTTCATGGCCATGCTCTGCAAGTTCAAGTtcggtttcttcttcttcttcgccggCTGGGTCCTCATCATGACCGTCTTCATTTACTTGCTGCTGCCGGAGACGAAGAACGTACCCATCGAGGAGATGAGCACGGTGTGGAGAAGGCACTGGTTCTGGAAGAAGGTCGTTCCTGCTGCAGCcgatgaagaaaaagatgataatATTGACGGAAGTAAGAATGGCGTTGTAAATGTATAG